TTAGCGGAGTTTCTTTCCGCCTTTTAGAGAGATGTTCTCTCAAAACTAGATAACAGATATGACATCAATCAAAATGTGGTTAAGTCCTCGATCGATTAGTATCTGTCAGCTCCATGTGTCGCCACACTTCCACCTCAGACCTATCAACCTGATCATCTTTCAGGGATCTTACTTCCTTGCGGAATGGGAAATCTCATCTTGAGGGGGGCTTCATGCTTAGATGCTTTCAGCACTTATCCCGTCCGCACATAGCTACCCAGCGATGCCCTTGGCAGAACAACTGGTACACCAGCGGTGCGTCCATCCCGGTCCTCTCGTACTAAGGACAGCTCCTCTCAAATTTCCTGCGCCCGCGACGGATAGGGACCGAACTGTCTCACGACGTTCTGAACCCAGCTCGCGTACCGCTTTAATGGGCGAACAGCCCAACCCTTGGGACCGACTACAGCCCCAGGATGCGATGAGCCGACATCGAGGTGCCAAACCTCCCCGTCGATGTGGACTCTTGGGGGAGATAAGCCTGTTATCCCCGGGGTAGCTTTTATCCGTTGAGCGATGGCCCTTCCATGCGGAACCACCGGATCACTAAGCCCGACTTTCGTCCCTGCTCGACTTGTAGGTCTCGCAGTCAAGCTCCCTTGTGCCTTTACACTCTGCGAATGATTTCCAACCATTCTGAGGGAACCTTTGGGCGCCTCCGTTACCTTTTAGGAGGCGACCGCCCCAGTCAAACTGCCCACCTGACACTGTCTCCCCGCCCGATAAGGGCGGCGGGTTAGAAGGTCAATACAGCCAGGGTAGTATCCCACCGATGCCTCCACCGAAGCTGGCGCTCCGGTTTCCAAGGCTCCTACCTATCCTGTACAAGCTGTACCAACATTCAATATCAGGCTGCAGTAAAGCTCCACGGGGTCTTTCCGTCCTGTCGCGGGTAACCTGCATCTTCACAGGTACTATAATTTCACCGAGTCTCTCGTTGAGACAGTGCCCAGATCGTTGCGCCTTTCGTGCGGGTCGGAACTTACCCGACAAGGAATTTCGCTACCTTAGGACCGTTATAGTTACGGCCGCCGTTTACTGGGGCTTCAATTCGCACCTTCGCTTACGCTAAGCGCTCCTCTTAACCTTCCAGCACCGGGCAGGCGTCAGCCCCTATACTTCGCCTTACGGCTTCGCAGAGACCTGTGTTTTTGCTAAACAGTCGCCTGGGCCTATTCACTGCGGCTCTCTCGGGCTTGCACCCTAACAGAGCACCCCTTCTCCCGAAGTTACGGGGTCATTTTGCCGAGTTCCTTAACGAGAGTTCTCTCGATCACCTTAGGATTCTCTCCTCGCCTACCTGTGTCGGTTTGCGGTACGGGCACCTCTCACCTCGCTAGAGGCTTTTCTTGGCAGTGTGGAATCAGGAACTTCGCTACTATATTTCGCTCGCCATCACAGCTCAGCCTTATGGGAAACGGATTTGCCTATTTCCCAGCCTAACTGCTTGAACGCGGATATCCAATACCGCGCTTACCCTATCCTCCTGCGTCCCCCCATTGCTCAAATGGTGAGGAGGTGGTACAGGAATATCAACCTGTTGTCCATCGCCTACGCCTTTCGGCCTCGGCTTAGGTCCCGACTAACCCTGAGCGGACGAGCCTTCCTCAGGAAACCTTAGGCATTCGGTGGAGGGGATTCTCACCCCTCTTTCGCTACTCATACCGGCATTCTCACTTCTAAGCGCTCCACCAGTCCTTCCGGTCTGGCTTCACAGCCCTTAGAACGCTCTCCTACCACTGTTCGAAGAACAGTCCGCAGCTTCGGTGATACGTTTAGCCCCGGTACATTTTCGGCGCAGAGTCACTCGACCAGTGAGCTATTACGCACTCTTTAAATGGTGGCTGCTTCTAAGCCAACATCCTGGTTGTCTAAGCAACTCCACATCCTTTTCCACTTAACGTATACTTTGGGACCTTAGCTGGCGGTCTGGGCTGTTTCCCTTTCGACTACGGATCTTATCACTCGCAGTCTGACTCCCAAGGATAAGTCATTGGCATTCGGAGTTTGACTGAATTCGGTAACCCGGTAGGGGCCCCTAGTCCAATCAGTGCTCTACCTCCAAGACTCTTACCTTGAGGCTAGCCCTAAAGCTATTTCGGAGAGAACCAGCTATCTCCAGGTTCGATTGGCATTTCACCCCTACCCACACCTCATCCCCGCACTTTTCAACGTGCGTGGGTTCGGGCCTCCATTCAGTGTTACCTGAACTTCACCCTGGACATGGGTAGATCACCTGGTTTCGGGTCTACGACCACGTACTCATGCGCCCTATTCAGACTCGCTTTCGCTGCGGCTCCGCATCTTCTGCTTAACCTTGCACGGGATCGTAACTCGCCGGTTCATTCTACAAAAGGCACGCCATCACCCGTTAACGGGCTCTGACTACTTGTAGGCACACGGTTTCAGGATCTCTTTCACTCCCCTTCCGGGGTGCTTTTCACCTTTCCCTCACGGTACTGGTTCACTATCGGTCACTAGGGAGTATTTAGCCTTGGGAGATGGTCCTCCCGGATTCCGACGGAATTTCACGTGTTCCGCCGTACTCAGGATCCACTCAGGAGAGAACGAAGTTTTGACTACAGGGCTGTTACCTCCTATGGCGGGCCTTTCCAGACCTCTTCATCTACCTCGTTCCTTTGTAACTCCGTACAGAGTGTCCTACAACCCCAAGAGGCAAGCCTCTTGGTTTGGGCTAATCCCGTTTCGCTCGCCGCTACTCAGGGAATCGCATTTGCTTTCTCTTCCTCCGGGTACTTAGATGTTTCAGTTCCCCGGGTCTGCCTTCTCATATCCTATGAATTCAGATATGGATACCACTCCATTACGAGTGGTGGGTTTCCCCATTCGGAAATCTCCGGATCAAAGCTTGCTTACAGCTCCCCGAAGCATATCGGTGTTCGTCCCGTCCTTCATCGGCTCCTAGTGCCAAGGCATCCACCGTGCGCCCTTTCTAACTTAACCGTTAAAAAGTATCACTATGTGATATCTTGTCTTACTAATTGAATGTGATGTCTACTGTTATCTAGTTTTCAAAGAACACGTTTCGAAGGAATGATCCTTCAAAACTAAACAAGACAGGGAACGTTCTGTTTATAAGACCCAAGGTCTTATATTCCGTAATATATCCTTAGAAAGGAGGTGATCCAGCCGCACCTTCCGATACGGCTACCTTGTTACGACTTCACCCCAATCATCTGTCCCACCTTCGGCGGCTGGCTCCTAAAAGGTTACCTCACCGACTTCGGGTGTTACAAACTCTCGTGGTGTGACGGGCGGTGTGTACAAGGCCCGGGAACGTATTCACCGCGGCATGCTGATCCGCGATTACTAGCGATTCCAGCTTCACGCAGTCGAGTTGCAGACTGCGATCCGAACTGAGAACAGATTTGTGGGATTGGCTTAACCTCGCGGTTTCGCTGCCCTTTGTTCTGTCCATTGTAGCACGTGTGTAGCCCAGGTCATAAGGGGCATGATGATTTGACGTCATCCCCACCTTCCTCCGGTTTGTCACCGGCAGTCACCTTAGAGTGCCCAACTGAATGCTGGCAACTAAGATCAAGGGTTGCGCTCGTTGCGGGACTTAACCCAACATCTCACGACACGAGCTGACGACAACCATGCACCACCTGTCACTCTGCCCCCGAAGGGGACGTCCTATCTCTAGGATTGTCAGAGGATGTCAAGACCTGGTAAGGTTCTTCGCGTTGCTTCGAATTAAACCACATGCTCCACCGCTTGTGCGGGCCCCCGTCAATTCCTTTGAGTTTCAGTCTTGCGACCGTACTCCCCAGGCGGAGTGCTTAATGCGTTAGCTGCAGCACTAAGGGGCGGAAACCCCCTAACACTTAGCACTCATCGTTTACGGCGTGGACTACCAGGGTATCTAATCCTGTTCGCTCCCCACGCTTTCGCTCCTCAGCGTCAGTTACAGACCAGAGAGTCGCCTTCGCCACTGGTGTTCCTCCACATCTCTACGCATTTCACCGCTACACGTGGAATTCCACTCTCCTCTTCTGCACTCAAGTTCCCCAGTTTCCAATGACCCTCCCCGGTTGAGCCGGGGGCTTTCACATCAGACTTAAGAAACCGCCTGCGAGCCCTTTACGCCCAATAATTCCGGACAACGCTTGCCACCTACGTATTACCGCGGCTGCTGGCACGTAGTTAGCCGTGGCTTTCTGGTTAGGTACCGTCAAGGTGCCGCCCTATTTGAACGGCACTTGTTCTTCCCTAACAACAGAGCTTTACGATCCGAAAACCTTCATCACTCACGCGGCGTTGCTCCGTCAGACTTTCGTCCATTGCGGAAGATTCCCTACTGCTGCCTCCCGTAGGAGTCTGGGCCGTGTCTCAGTCCCAGTGTGGCCGATCACCCTCTCAGGTCGGCTACGCATCGTTGCCTTGGTAAGCCATTACCTCACCAACTAGCTAATGCGCCGCGGGTCCATCTGTAAGTGGTAGCCGAAGCCACCTTTTATGTTTGAACCATGCGGTTCAAACAAGCATCCGGTATTAGCCCCGGTTTCCCGGAGTTATCCCAGTCTTACAGGCAGGTTACCCACGTGTTACTCACCCGTCCGCCGCTAACATCAGGGAGCAAGCTCCCATCTGTCCGCTCGACTTGCATGTATTAGGCACGCCGCCAGCGTTCGTCCTGAGCCAGGATCAAACTCTCCGATAAAAGTTTGACTGACTACGCACATTGCTGTGCGATTTATAAAAAAATGAATTAACAGGTACGTTTTGTCTTGTTTAGTTTTCAAAGATCATTACTGCCGCTTAACGAAGCAGCTTTATTACTATAACATTCAGCTTCTTGTAAGTCAATAACTTTTTTCAAAGCATTTAATGAAGCTTTTAATTGTTGCCTGGCTTATCAGCGACGAATAATAATATATCACGGATATTATCAAAAGGTCAACACCTAATTTAGCTTTATACAAAGAGACATTTTGACGGTTATATTCAATCGGCCCTGCTCATAAGATGTAGTACAAGAATGATGGACAAGATAAGGAGGCATCTCAGTGAATCACTTCTATGTGTGGCACATTAAACGAGTGAAACAATTTATCATTATACTTATCGCCGCATTTGCAGCAGCCAGCTTTTTTTATATCCAAAGAGCTGTTCCGCTTCCCGTGTTTTCAACTGACACCGGACCTAAAGCCATTTATAAAGGAGAAACAGATTCGAAAGACGTTGCCCTTACTTTTGATATCAGCTGGGGTGATAAAAAAGCAGAACCTATACTTAATACTCTGAAAGCAAATGGAATTAGAAATGCGACGTTTTTTCTTTCCGCTTCCTGGGCTGAACGCCACCCCGACACAGTAGCGCGTATCGTAAAGGAAGGCCATCAAATAGGGAGCATGGGCTATGCTTATAAAAACTATGCCAATTTAGAGAGCAGCGAAATAAAAAAGGACATTAACCGTGCGCAAACTGCCTTTGAAAAGTTAGGGGTCAAAGACATACAGCTATTAAGACCCCCTACCGGACAGTTCAATAAGAATGTACTAACGGTCGCTAAGCAATACAATTATACGGTTGTTCATTATAGTATAAACTCTCAGGATTGGACTAATCCCGGGGTTGAAAAAATTATCGATAATGTGACCAAGCAGGTTTCCGGAGGAGACATTGTTCTTTTACACGCCTCCGAC
The Bacillus vallismortis genome window above contains:
- the pdaB gene encoding polysaccharide deacetylase family sporulation protein PdaB, translating into MNHFYVWHIKRVKQFIIILIAAFAAASFFYIQRAVPLPVFSTDTGPKAIYKGETDSKDVALTFDISWGDKKAEPILNTLKANGIRNATFFLSASWAERHPDTVARIVKEGHQIGSMGYAYKNYANLESSEIKKDINRAQTAFEKLGVKDIQLLRPPTGQFNKNVLTVAKQYNYTVVHYSINSQDWTNPGVEKIIDNVTKQVSGGDIVLLHASDSAKQTEEALPDIIHQLKEKGLKNVTVGDLIANSDAKSSEIK